The Pseudomonas cavernicola DNA segment CCTTCATTTCCATAAAGGGCAGCAGCGACTCTTCCAAGTCATAGCGGTAGCTGGTGTTGTCCATGTCGAACACGGCGTAATTGCCTTTGTTGGCATTCGCCTTGACCAACGCGTCGAGTTGCTTGGCCGCCGGCTCTGGCCAATGGGTCAATTCAGTGGCCAGAACCTGACCGGCGAGGCCAGTTAACAACAAACCCGCGAGCAACCCCTTTGCAAATGACATATACGTCCCTCCCCTGTCGTGACAGAAATGAAGGCTCAGAACCGAGCCTCATCGAGGAACCTAACAAAAGCATCAAAAGCTTCACGACATGCAACCGACCCCGAGCATCGCGATAGCGCCATGCAACTCGAGGTGCCGCTTTCGACACTCATAGGCCTATGCCGCGACCAACCTCACTGGAACCTGGCCCTCTCTCCAGCCTTCTCCCTTTAGGATCGCCCTGGACGGGCGCCCATAGCCGTAGAGAGAACTAATCAACTCAGGGGATAGAGGACAAGTGGGACTTTTATTCCTGAAGCTGCCTTGCCGCGTAACGCTGGGCAAGCATCCTGCCGACCAGCGTCACCAGAGTCACTCCAATCAACAGCACGGAAATCGCCGCCACCGCCGGATCGATGTTGTCGCGTAGGCCCGACCAGATCTGTCGTGGCAGGGTGTTGACCTCGGTGCTGGTGACAAACAGGGTCACCGCAATCTCTTCCCAGGACAGCGCGAAGCACAGCAGCGCTGTACTGGCGATGCCCAGCTTGAGATTCGGCAGCACCACCATGAAAGTGGTCTGGCTGAGGCTGGCGCCGAGGTTTCGCGCAGCCAGTTCGATGCGTCGGTCGAGTTGGCTGAGCGCTACCAGCATGGTTACCACGCCGTAGGGCACGACCATTACGATGTGCGCGATGGTCAGACCGAACAGGGTGTCGTAACCCAGCCCGGGAGCGAAGCGACTGACAGTGGTTTCCATGAAATACAGGACCATCGCCGAGATCATCGGCGGGATCGCCATCGGCAGCAGCACCAGGCCGATCAGCAGGGTCGCCAGGCGCGAGCGCAGATACCAGATGCCAAGGCTGAAGCTCACCGCTAGGGCGGTGGCGATGATGCAGGTCGCAGTTGCCACCAAAGCGCTCTGGCCGAGACTGGAGAGCCATTCCGGGCTGTCCAGCAGGGCTTCGTAGTGGCGCAGTGACCAGTGCCCGTTGGGCATCGACAGAAAGCGTTTAGCGGTGAAGGAGACGGGAATCACCGCCAGCAGTGGAAACACCATGAAGATCATGGCGATCACCGCGAACAGCCGGCTGGTCCCTCGGGTTTCGTGTGAGTTCATGGTTCAGCCCACCAACTTGTCAACGCGGGTCATGCGCAGCAGCGCCCAGATCAAGCCCATTACCATGGCCAGCAGCACCACGCTGAGCGCGGCACCGAGGCCCCAGTTGCTGGTCTGGAACATCTGCAGGTAGACGTATTCGGCGACCATCACCGTCTGCCCGCCGCCGAGGATCGCCGGAGTGATGAAGAAGCCCAGGCAGAACACGAAGACGATGATGAAGGCACCGAGAATGCCCGGTGTGGTCTGCGGCACGAAGATCGTCCAGAAGGTGCGCAGTTGCCCGGCCCCCAGCCCGCGTGCGGCCAGCAGCACGCGCGGGTCGAGACGGCGCATGGTCGAAACCAGCGGGAACAGCGCGAATGGCACCATGAAATGGACCATTCCGATGATCACGCCGAGTTCGTTGCGGGTCAGTTGCAACGGCTCGCTGATCAACCCCAGCGCTTGCAGCCAGCCGTTCAGCAAGCCATTGCTGCGCAGTGCGATCAGCCAGCCGAAGGCACGCACCAGCACCGACAGCCAGAACGGGATGAACACGCAGATTTCCACCATGCGCTGCCAGAACGGCGAGCTGAACACCCAGCAGTAAGCCATCAGGTACGCGATCACCAGGGCGGTCACGCTCACCGTCGCGCACAGCCTGAAGGTACGCCAGAGAACGTCGTGGATCGCCGGGTCGGTGGCAATGCGCTGGTACTGTTCGATGCCGGGCTCCGGCAGGCTGAAACTCCAGCCCACCACGCCGGCGAACGGCAGCACATAGAACACCAGCAGGATCAGCGGTAGCGGCAACAGCAGAGCGCTAAGCTTGAGCCGCGAGGGAGCATTACCGGCCATGCATGTCGCTCCCGGTCATTTCGAAATTCGCGTCAGGTACTGTTCGAGCGCTACCGCGTAATGGTCGGTGTACCACTCGTGGCTGAGCTGGATCTGCTTGGGCAGGTTCTCTACCGCCGTGCAGTTCAAATGCTGCAGCTCTGGCGGGATCAGCGCCGCGCCTGCCGGGTTGGCCGGGCCATTGCCGAACAGCTTGAACAGTTCGGCCTGCGACTGTGGGTCTTGCGCGTAGGCGATGAAGCGCATCGCCGCATCGCGACCCGCGGGGTTGCCCTTGAGCACGCCCCAGTTGCTGCAAGTGAGCAGGGCGTTGTCGAAACTCCAGGCGATGCGCCCTTCGCTGTCCTCGCCGATCACCTTGGCGCGGGTGTTCCAGATCGCGCCCATGGAGACCTCGCCTTCGATCAGCAGTTGCTGGGTTTCCGCTCCCGAACCCCAGAAGGCCAGCACGTGTGGCTTGAGTTCCTCGATCTTGTTCAGGGCGCGCGCAACGTCCAGCGGGTAGAGCTTGTCCGGCTCAACGCCGTCGGCCAACAGCGCGGCCTCGAGCATGCCGTTCATCCACTTGTAGAGGGTACGCTTGCCGGGGAATTTCTCGACGTTCCAGAAATCCTTCCAGTCGCGCGGGGCGTTGTCGCCGAAGCGTTCGGTGTCGTAGGCGATCACGTAGCTGAGCATGTAGTCGGCGATGCCGTATTCATAGGCGAAGCCGGGCAGCACCTTGTTGCGGTCGACGACGTTGTAGTCGATCGCCTGCACCAAGCCTTCCTTGCCGAGGTTCTGCAGGATCGAGCTTTCCGCATCGACCACGTCCCAGCTCACCCGGCCGCTGCTCAGTTGGGTACGGATGGCGCCTTCGGTGGGCCCGCTGCCGTCGATCTTCACCGGAATGCCGGTGGCCTTGCTGAAGCCTTCGGTCCAGGCCTTGCCGAACGCCTTGATCGCGTCCCCACCCCAGTTGACCACGATCAGCGGTTTGTCCGCCGCCCAGCTCACCCCGTTTCGCAGGGCCAGTGGCAGCGCGGCGAGCAGGCCCATGCCCTTGAGGAAGGAGCGACGGTCGATCTGCCCGCGACGGGCCTTTTCCATGAGGATTTCGATGCAGTCTTGCTGATGCGGATTGTGCATGACGGATTACCTGCGAATAAGGGAAGGACGTGCGGAACCGATGGCGCCGATAGGTGGATTAGGCCAGCAGCAGACTTTTTTCGATGGGCCAGCTCAGCCAGACGTGCGCCCCATGTTCCAGGCGCGCCGCGAGGTGGTCGGCATGTACCGCCAGGCTCATCGGCGGTGTCCCGTCAGCGGAGGTACTGAGGCCCAGCTCAGTGCACGAGCCCTGATAGGTCTTGGCGGTCAGCACCGCCTGCACCACGTTGTGGCCTTCGGCGCTGGGCACCGAGGTATGCAGTTGCATGTGTTCCGGCCGCACGGCCAACAGTGGGGCACTTGCATCGAGTGCTAGCGAGGGTTCGGCGCGCAGTTCGGCTTCGCCATAGCGGCCGCAGGCGTGGGTGCCGGAACGGCTCATCTGACTCAGTGGGAACAGGTTCATTTTGCCGAGGAACTCAGCGACGAAGCGGTTGCTCGGCTGGTTGTAGATGGTGTGAGGGGTGTCGATCTGTGCCAGTTGGCCGCGATTGAAGATGGCGATGCGGGTGGACAGGGCAAGAGCTTCGTTCTGGTCATGGGTGACGAAGACGAAGGTGGTGCCGATCTGCCGGTGGATGCGCTGCAATTCGGCCTGCAATTGTTCGCGGAGGTTCTTGTCCAGCGCCGAGAGTGGTTCGTCGAGCAGCAGCATGTCCGGCTCGAACACCAGCGCGCGGGCGATGGCCACGCGTTGCTGCTGGCCGCCGGACAATTCGCTGGGACGCTTGCCACGGTGTTCGCCAAGGCCGACCACATCGAGCATGTGCCGCACGCGGCGGTTGCGTTCCTCGGTTTTCACGCCGCGGATCTTCAGCGGAAAAGCGACGTTGTCCTCGATGCTCATGTGCGGGAACAGCGCGTAGCCCTGGAACACCATGCCGAAATTACGCTGTTCGGCGGGGCGCCGGGTGATGTCTTGGCCTTGTTCTTCCAAGCGGCCATGTGAAGGATTCTGGAACCCGGCGAGAATCATCAGGAAAGTGGTTTTACCGGAACCGGAGGGGCCTAGCAGAGTGAGGAATTCGCCTTGCTGGATATCGATGGAAACGCTATCCAACGCACAGAAGCTGCCATAGCTTTTGCCGATTTCGATGGCACGAAGTTGGGGTTGTTGCACCACTGCGCTTACCTCATTTTCTTCTTGTTATCGAGTAGGTCGACTGATGGGTCAGGTCGGCCCTTTGCACAGTATTGTTAGATCTACATCCGCTTCAATCGCATTTTTTTGGAGTGATTATTCGATATTTCTCAGCATTCGATCTCCACGAACAATTGCCACGTCGGTGACGCAGTGGCAGCGGTTCGGCGGTTTGATAGCGATGTTGAAGGGCGCGCCAGCAGCAATGCCGTTCATTTGAGCATGCGTCTGAGCCGTTTATCCCTCGCCCGCCCCCGCTCCCGTAAACGGGCGAGGGGTTTTAGGCGCGCAGTCCTTAAGTGAGCGGCATCAGCGCCGCTGCGGTGCTCAGTCGTTCACTTGAGCAGGCGTTGGCGCCATTTGTCCCCTCGCCCCTTTGGGGAGAGGGCTAGCGAGAGGGGAACATGGCCAAATGAATTCACTTTTGCCTGTGACTCACCCTCTCCCCCAGCCCCTCTTCCGTGAAACAGGCGAGGGGAGTCAGGCGCGCAGACCTCAAGTGAACGGCCGTTCCTGCGCATTTTGTTTCTGCCGTCGGCAGACCGCGCGTTTCTTTTAGCCACTGAGGTCTAGACTCTATCGCAGCCGTTTTTGTCCCTGTGACTCTTGGAGAATCAGCATGCTGAAAGCCGAATACCAACGCCGCGGCCCAGTGCCGCAAGAGGTAATCGAAGCCGTCGAACTGCAGCTGCCTGCGCTGGCCCCCGGTCAGGTGCGGGTCAAAGTCTTGGCCGCACCGATCAACCCCTCGGACGTACTCACCCTGACCGGCGAATACGGCATGCTGCCGCCGCTGCCGGCGATTGGCGGCAATGAAGGGGTTGGCCGTGTCGAAGAATTGGGCCCGGAGGTGAGCCAGCTGAAAATCGGCCAAACTGTGCTTTTACCGATTGGCTGTGGCACGTGGGTAACGCACCTGAACGTCGAAGCGAAGAAGCTGATTGCGCTACCCGACGCCGACCCACAGCAGTTGGCGATGATGACAGTGAACCCGCCGACGGCTTCGCTACTGCTCAGCGAGTTCGTCGATCTGCAACCGGGCGACTGGGTAATTCAGAACGCCGCCAACTCCGGCGTCGGTAGCTATTTGATCCAGCTGGCTAAACTGCGCGGCTTCAAAACCCTCAACGTGGTACGCCGGGAGTCGGCGGTCGCCGCGGTAAAAGCCGAAGGTGCCGATGTGGTGCTGGTGGACGGGCCAGACTTGCCCAAACGCGTGCGCGAAGCCACCGGTGGCGCTGCCGTACGCTTAGGTATCGATGCGGTTGGCGGCGTTGCCACAGACCATCTGGCCGGCAGCCTTAGTGAAGGCGGCGTGCTGGTGAACTACGGCATGATGAGTCGCGAACCGTGCCAGGTTTCGCCGGCCTCCTTCGTCTTCCGTGACGTAAGTTTGCGCGGCTTCTGGCTGGCCAAGTGGTTCCGCGTGTCCACGCCGGCGCAGCAGGTGAAGGTATTTGCCGAACTGACCCAACTGATTGCCAGCGGCAAGCTGAAAACCCGCGTCGCCGCGACCTACGATGTCAGCCAGATCAAGGAAGCCGTGGCCGCCGCAGCCAGGGGTGAACGCGATGGCAAAATACTGATCGTGCCGAAGTAAGGTCGTAAAGCTCAGTTTGATGGAGTAACTGCCGTTCGATGGGTTACGGCCCGTGGCCTAACCCACCCTACAAACGCTTATTCGGCCGCTGGCTCGGTCGGTTTCTTGCGTTTGAGCGGCGCGAGACCATCGCGGCTGACCAGGGCCGGCGCATCGCTTTTCGGCCGGTTGGCGGTTTTGCGTTTGGTCGCGGTCTTGGCCGGAGCTTTCTTCTCGGTTTTCTTGTCGGTCTTCTTCTTTTTCACACCGACAGCTTTACCAGAGGCTTTGACCTTTTTCGGCCCCTGGTAAGTGCCTTTCAACTCCTTGATGGTGCGTCGCTCGAAGCTTTGCTTCAGGTAGCGCTCGATGCTCGACATCAGGTTCCAGTCGCCGTGGCAGATCAGCGAAACCGCCAAGCCTTCTCCACCGGCACGCCCGGTACGGCCAATGCGATGCACATATTCGTCGCCACTGCGCGGCATGTCGAAGTTGATTACCAGATCCAGACCGTCCACATCCAGGCCGCGGGCAGCCACATCGGTGGCCACCAGAATTTTCACGCCGCCCTGCTTCAAGCGGTCGATGGCCAGCTTGCGGTCTTTCTGGTCTTTCTCACCGTGCAGTACGAAGACCTTGTGATCGGTCGCGACCAAGCGGCCATACAGGCGGTCGGCCTGCACGCGAGTGTTGGTGAAGATGATCGCCTTCTGGTAGGTCTCGTTGGCCAGTAGCCAGTGCACCAGCTGCTCTTTGTGCTGGTTGTGGTCGGCGGTGATGATTTGCTGGCGGGTGCCTTCGTTCAGCTGGCTAACGCTGTTGAGTTGCAGGTGCTGCGGCTCACGCAGCACCGAGGCGACCATTTCCCGCAGCCCGGCACCGCCACTGGTGGCAGAGAACAGCATGGTCTGGTGCGCGCCTTTGCACTCACCGGCCAGGCGTTGCACGTCCTCGGCAAAACCCATGTCGAGCATGCGGTCGGCTTCGTCGAGCACCAGCACTTCGACGTTCTTGAGATCGAGGTTACCGGCGTTCAATTGTTCGAGCAGACGCCCCGGTGTACCGATCAACACGTCCGGCACCTTACGCAGCATCGCGGCTTGCACCTTGAAGTCTTCACCGCCGGTGATCAGCCCGGACTTGATGAAAGTGAACTGCGAGAAACGCTCGACTTCTTTGAGGGTTTGCTGCGCCAGCTCACGAGTCGGTAGCAGGATTACCGCACGAATCACCACCCGCGGCTTGGCGTCGCCCATTAGCCGGTTCAGCATCGGCAGCACAAAGGCCGCGGTCTTGCCGCTGCCGGTTTGCGCCGTCACCCGTAGATCACGCCCTTCCAGCGCCGGCGGAATAGCCGCCGTTTGCACCGGCGTCGGCTCGACAAATTTCAGCTCGGCCACGGCTTTAAGCAGGCGTTCGTGCAGGGCGAATTGGGAAAACACGGGGGTTACCTCGGCGAAAATCAGTAAACAGTTGTATAGCGTAACGGTTGTCGCCACGGAAAACTCGCAGTCTGTGCATTTTGCCGCGGATTCGTCCGCGGCAAGCGGGGTAAGCTTGCCGCCATTTTCACCACAGGGGCCGCCTGTATGAATGCACTTATTGAGCACCCTGGGGTCCGCGTCGAACAACTGCCGCCACTGCTGCAATGCGCTAGCCAGGGCACTATCCGCCTATCCGGACCGGTCATCGAGGGGCGCGGCCGTGGCTTGGCGTGGCTACTCGATAGGCTGCTGGATATGCCGGAAGCAGGTACTGCGGAGCCTTTGGTCGGCTCCTGCGGCAATCTCGACTTGCACGACAGTGCCGAACTTGTCGCCAGCGCTCCACTCCAAAAGGCATAACACACACTTGGAAGTGGACATGACTGCCTCACTTATCTACTACGTCGCCGCCAGTCTGGACGGCTATATCGCGCGCCCGGACGGCAGCGTTGACTGGCTCAAACAGATCGAGGCCGCCGGTGACGATCATGGCTACAGCGGCTTTTACCAAAGCATCGACGGCCTGTTGATGGGCCGCGGCACCTACGAGACGGTGCAAGCCTTCGAGGGAGGCTGGCCTTACCCTGGCAAGCCGTGCACGGTACTGACCCGCGCCGACCTGCCGCGTGCGGCGCCCGAGGTGAGTATCAGCCACAGCACCCCGACCGAGGCCATCGCCGAGCTGGCTGCCGCCGGCTGCAAGCGCATCTGGCTGGTCGGTGGCGGCTCACTGGCCGCCAGCTGTTTTAGCGTCGGGTTGCTCGATGAACTCGTGGTCAGCGTGATTCCGTACTTACTCGGCGCGGGCATCCCGCTGTTCTCCACGGGCCTGGAACGCAACCTGAAGCTGCATGAACAACGCAGCTTCAGCACCGGTGTCGTGCAATTGCATTACCAGGTGCAGCCGGAAGGCGAACTCGCATGAGCGTGTTACAGATCGCCGCGGCCTGCCT contains these protein-coding regions:
- a CDS encoding ABC transporter permease, translated to MNSHETRGTSRLFAVIAMIFMVFPLLAVIPVSFTAKRFLSMPNGHWSLRHYEALLDSPEWLSSLGQSALVATATCIIATALAVSFSLGIWYLRSRLATLLIGLVLLPMAIPPMISAMVLYFMETTVSRFAPGLGYDTLFGLTIAHIVMVVPYGVVTMLVALSQLDRRIELAARNLGASLSQTTFMVVLPNLKLGIASTALLCFALSWEEIAVTLFVTSTEVNTLPRQIWSGLRDNIDPAVAAISVLLIGVTLVTLVGRMLAQRYAARQLQE
- a CDS encoding ABC transporter permease, encoding MAGNAPSRLKLSALLLPLPLILLVFYVLPFAGVVGWSFSLPEPGIEQYQRIATDPAIHDVLWRTFRLCATVSVTALVIAYLMAYCWVFSSPFWQRMVEICVFIPFWLSVLVRAFGWLIALRSNGLLNGWLQALGLISEPLQLTRNELGVIIGMVHFMVPFALFPLVSTMRRLDPRVLLAARGLGAGQLRTFWTIFVPQTTPGILGAFIIVFVFCLGFFITPAILGGGQTVMVAEYVYLQMFQTSNWGLGAALSVVLLAMVMGLIWALLRMTRVDKLVG
- a CDS encoding ABC transporter substrate-binding protein; its protein translation is MHNPHQQDCIEILMEKARRGQIDRRSFLKGMGLLAALPLALRNGVSWAADKPLIVVNWGGDAIKAFGKAWTEGFSKATGIPVKIDGSGPTEGAIRTQLSSGRVSWDVVDAESSILQNLGKEGLVQAIDYNVVDRNKVLPGFAYEYGIADYMLSYVIAYDTERFGDNAPRDWKDFWNVEKFPGKRTLYKWMNGMLEAALLADGVEPDKLYPLDVARALNKIEELKPHVLAFWGSGAETQQLLIEGEVSMGAIWNTRAKVIGEDSEGRIAWSFDNALLTCSNWGVLKGNPAGRDAAMRFIAYAQDPQSQAELFKLFGNGPANPAGAALIPPELQHLNCTAVENLPKQIQLSHEWYTDHYAVALEQYLTRISK
- a CDS encoding ABC transporter ATP-binding protein, with product MVQQPQLRAIEIGKSYGSFCALDSVSIDIQQGEFLTLLGPSGSGKTTFLMILAGFQNPSHGRLEEQGQDITRRPAEQRNFGMVFQGYALFPHMSIEDNVAFPLKIRGVKTEERNRRVRHMLDVVGLGEHRGKRPSELSGGQQQRVAIARALVFEPDMLLLDEPLSALDKNLREQLQAELQRIHRQIGTTFVFVTHDQNEALALSTRIAIFNRGQLAQIDTPHTIYNQPSNRFVAEFLGKMNLFPLSQMSRSGTHACGRYGEAELRAEPSLALDASAPLLAVRPEHMQLHTSVPSAEGHNVVQAVLTAKTYQGSCTELGLSTSADGTPPMSLAVHADHLAARLEHGAHVWLSWPIEKSLLLA
- a CDS encoding zinc-dependent alcohol dehydrogenase family protein, whose translation is MLKAEYQRRGPVPQEVIEAVELQLPALAPGQVRVKVLAAPINPSDVLTLTGEYGMLPPLPAIGGNEGVGRVEELGPEVSQLKIGQTVLLPIGCGTWVTHLNVEAKKLIALPDADPQQLAMMTVNPPTASLLLSEFVDLQPGDWVIQNAANSGVGSYLIQLAKLRGFKTLNVVRRESAVAAVKAEGADVVLVDGPDLPKRVREATGGAAVRLGIDAVGGVATDHLAGSLSEGGVLVNYGMMSREPCQVSPASFVFRDVSLRGFWLAKWFRVSTPAQQVKVFAELTQLIASGKLKTRVAATYDVSQIKEAVAAAARGERDGKILIVPK
- a CDS encoding DEAD/DEAH box helicase, which encodes MFSQFALHERLLKAVAELKFVEPTPVQTAAIPPALEGRDLRVTAQTGSGKTAAFVLPMLNRLMGDAKPRVVIRAVILLPTRELAQQTLKEVERFSQFTFIKSGLITGGEDFKVQAAMLRKVPDVLIGTPGRLLEQLNAGNLDLKNVEVLVLDEADRMLDMGFAEDVQRLAGECKGAHQTMLFSATSGGAGLREMVASVLREPQHLQLNSVSQLNEGTRQQIITADHNQHKEQLVHWLLANETYQKAIIFTNTRVQADRLYGRLVATDHKVFVLHGEKDQKDRKLAIDRLKQGGVKILVATDVAARGLDVDGLDLVINFDMPRSGDEYVHRIGRTGRAGGEGLAVSLICHGDWNLMSSIERYLKQSFERRTIKELKGTYQGPKKVKASGKAVGVKKKKTDKKTEKKAPAKTATKRKTANRPKSDAPALVSRDGLAPLKRKKPTEPAAE
- a CDS encoding dihydrofolate reductase family protein, translated to MTASLIYYVAASLDGYIARPDGSVDWLKQIEAAGDDHGYSGFYQSIDGLLMGRGTYETVQAFEGGWPYPGKPCTVLTRADLPRAAPEVSISHSTPTEAIAELAAAGCKRIWLVGGGSLAASCFSVGLLDELVVSVIPYLLGAGIPLFSTGLERNLKLHEQRSFSTGVVQLHYQVQPEGELA